One window from the genome of Macaca fascicularis isolate 582-1 chromosome 7, T2T-MFA8v1.1 encodes:
- the LOC135971751 gene encoding uncharacterized protein, translating into MSWMQQQTSAARRSTWVCIWGQWQGQGWSDSKGGMGRAFQRETASPRAPRPLPPVSSYSPPVSGLSFTDGQLCPVGTGLGPLLALNLKTAMFFTPGKPVPLLLEQLGTQSNTGADQLLASNETQAYGLRGGRKKGLASVVGGGLPNSFEGHLAALFRL; encoded by the coding sequence ATGTCCTGGATGCAACAGCAGACCTCTGCAGCGCGAAGGTCCACGTGGGTGTGTATCTGGGGGCAatggcaggggcagggctggTCAGACTCAAAGGGAGGCATGGGGAGAGCCTTCCAAAGAGAAACTGCTTCCCCTCGGGCTCCCAGGCCACTGCCCCCAGTCTCCAGCTATTCCCCACCAGTGAGTGGGCTGTCATTCACCGATGGACAGCTTTGCCCTGTGGGCACTGGTTTGGGGCCACTTCTAGCTCTCAACCTCAAGACTGCCATGTTTTTCACTCCAGGGAAGCCTGTTCCCCTCCTGCTGGAGCAGCTCGGCACACAGTCAAACACAGGGGCTGATCAACTGCTGGCCTCCAATGAAACTCAGGCATACGGCCTCAGGGGTGGCAGAAAGAAAGGTCTGGCGTCTGTGGTGGGAGGTGGACTTCCTAACTCCTTTGAAGGCCATTTGGCTGCCCTGTTTCGTCTCTAG